A section of the Spirosoma pollinicola genome encodes:
- a CDS encoding DUF6706 family protein has protein sequence MASISETITDRLAVYSIELTPVRLDTLLVDQDLNGPDTYSKAQSAAVKTALLSVLTDLLAMPDVTEGGMSLKWDRSAVQVYCNQLRSDLGLTATSEPSVVDRSNLW, from the coding sequence ATGGCCAGCATTTCAGAGACCATCACCGACAGACTCGCCGTCTACTCGATTGAGCTAACCCCCGTTCGCCTGGACACGCTTTTAGTTGATCAAGACCTCAACGGGCCGGACACCTACAGCAAAGCGCAGTCGGCAGCGGTCAAAACGGCTCTTCTCTCGGTGCTGACTGATCTGCTGGCCATGCCGGATGTAACGGAAGGAGGCATGAGCCTCAAGTGGGATCGATCGGCTGTGCAGGTGTACTGCAACCAACTTCGATCTGATCTGGGACTGACTGCCACCAGTGAACCATCGGTTGTTGACCGATCGAATCTATGGTAA
- a CDS encoding phage tail tube protein yields the protein MGKYTIGIAKIEFADVASDGGPGTTGLTQYGLTLEGTGKLNEADPTKTQFFVEEQDAAVYEKSKAGDITLTFSIANPDTDTMAKLFGGTAAGTSPNKIWNRPDTLPTIEKTVKITPADGLIIIIPRGSVTAKLDGELSRTNLFVIAVTITALKPTKTGVGVIQFGE from the coding sequence ATGGGAAAATACACGATAGGTATTGCCAAGATTGAATTTGCCGATGTGGCCAGTGACGGCGGGCCCGGTACCACGGGTCTGACCCAGTATGGCCTCACGCTCGAAGGCACAGGCAAGCTCAATGAAGCCGATCCAACAAAAACCCAGTTCTTTGTCGAAGAGCAGGATGCGGCCGTTTATGAGAAGAGTAAAGCGGGTGATATCACCCTGACCTTCTCGATTGCCAACCCCGATACGGACACGATGGCCAAATTGTTCGGTGGCACCGCTGCGGGCACTTCGCCCAACAAGATCTGGAACCGGCCTGATACACTGCCGACCATTGAGAAAACGGTCAAGATCACCCCCGCCGATGGACTCATTATTATCATTCCCCGGGGGTCAGTCACGGCCAAACTGGACGGTGAATTATCGCGCACCAACCTGTTTGTGATTGCGGTGACCATTACGGCCCTTAAACCCACCAAAACGGGTGTGGGTGTCATTCAGTTCGGAGAATAA
- a CDS encoding RodZ family helix-turn-helix domain-containing protein gives MRPFFHRQFLFTFVFLLGSLAATAQRIQPRAVRLYRVGDNILRTDSLGNKPEQYSASAVSVRAFTSSLVTVEIYGTADYYPPAKLLNQSGTPYGTTVEATVLAYLVATTVSPSSGTATVDTAVVASRAYTDPRFNTLTTKANSLSTAVATAQVTASNALPASTYTANRSTDQAATTNAQNTANTALTAANSATAVASAALPASTYSTNRTTDQAATTSAQSTANTALSTANSATATAASALPASTYNSNRTADLGIVAGKEPALPTGTSAQYLKGDKTLGTLNQDVVPDGTNNKAYTASEKTKLGTIASGATANDTDANLKNRANHTGPLPDAALSDVGTAGTVGGIGQMITSVVRDSKGRVIGVTTVAAPTGAAVDTVNTLATQYYTNQLLTNSLIGALPTSTASLTLNSALQIFWHNETALPGEEVSIQGAFPANVTVQASLNDQTPYFSLPIVSQTTNFVKVRLPGFPALPANAVYTFFIKSGTGKSYSRHINRARATNFNSPDIYAGGPLAIKGRNLIVPGYTPTIRFVSQTNGVSLNGTYVATGSDPYKINVTCPLAITVGQTYSVFVSNGVGGSLAETQVIDETGNTATGVTAIVGTTDNFGLGIGFSNRFPVCTGANSTTLTGFNAQQTGFLSALNSALNTRSSAGGGCLVLPDGVYSLTATGSPFAGVDMPANVVLMGTSTAGTILQYGGAGTSISKVVYFDGSKSNAGLYNLTLTNLSTATSGFSAGLVNGQTFFIKDVVWNQGKQDGFEFNNSSRIIVKNSTLVNGPNTILHGAIRNASTNYLSVIGTTIRCMTMHIYADKAKNVFLENNVFDRDLSIGKINTTDDVHKVIINNVKGAYIARNAFKTTNGTVPRNLNDGEAILAEQPTNPDFDQGTVGSATTTTLTDATKAWPTTFDQAPVVMIIKGTGFGQWRTITSRTATVLTVSSPWAIVPDGTSTYAIFNWGLENYAIVNNSFDNEARGITMYHAPQYGGDIANNVLTNSGAIDITAIEEVLSATKRKFTPVINLNINDNTVSAETDLVNGASIGLQAIQHGVTTSWGTISTNLRVVRNTLNGNVPTNKPVIQDENFPESFNAYLVFHNTGSSYVDDNTPFILGSIFMNNTTRNVTVPYTLNTGSYHTTITRPIQLTTGTNSDSAIPNTAKASTLTITN, from the coding sequence ATGCGCCCTTTTTTTCATCGACAGTTCCTGTTTACGTTTGTCTTTCTGCTGGGTAGTCTGGCCGCCACCGCCCAGCGCATTCAGCCCAGAGCCGTCCGGCTCTACCGGGTGGGCGATAACATCTTGCGGACCGATTCGCTGGGCAATAAGCCCGAGCAGTATTCCGCTTCAGCGGTGTCGGTTCGGGCATTTACCAGTTCTTTGGTAACGGTCGAAATTTACGGCACGGCCGACTATTACCCACCAGCCAAACTGCTCAATCAGTCCGGAACGCCCTACGGTACCACTGTTGAGGCAACAGTACTGGCCTATTTGGTCGCCACGACGGTATCTCCCTCATCGGGTACGGCTACGGTGGATACCGCTGTGGTGGCATCAAGAGCCTATACCGACCCACGGTTCAACACCTTGACCACCAAAGCGAATAGCCTGAGCACGGCCGTGGCAACTGCGCAGGTAACGGCCAGTAACGCCTTGCCTGCCAGCACCTACACGGCCAATCGGTCCACGGATCAGGCCGCGACCACGAATGCGCAAAACACCGCCAATACGGCACTAACCGCGGCTAACAGTGCGACCGCCGTAGCCAGTGCGGCCCTGCCTGCATCAACCTATTCGACCAATCGGACGACTGATCAGGCGGCAACTACCTCCGCCCAATCAACTGCCAACACCGCCCTGAGCACGGCCAATAGTGCCACGGCTACGGCGGCATCGGCCTTGCCGGCTAGCACCTATAACAGCAACCGAACAGCTGATCTAGGTATTGTCGCTGGCAAAGAGCCAGCCCTGCCAACAGGCACCTCGGCACAGTACCTGAAAGGGGATAAAACGCTGGGCACCTTGAATCAGGACGTTGTACCTGATGGAACGAATAATAAAGCCTATACAGCCAGCGAGAAAACCAAGCTGGGTACTATTGCCAGTGGCGCTACAGCCAACGATACGGACGCCAACCTGAAAAACCGGGCCAATCATACGGGTCCTTTGCCCGATGCGGCTCTTAGCGATGTAGGTACGGCTGGTACCGTAGGTGGAATAGGGCAGATGATTACGTCGGTAGTCCGGGATTCCAAAGGTCGGGTGATCGGTGTAACAACCGTAGCGGCACCGACTGGTGCTGCAGTCGATACGGTTAATACGTTAGCTACCCAGTACTATACGAATCAGTTGCTTACCAACTCGCTGATCGGCGCCTTGCCAACGTCAACGGCCAGCCTGACGCTCAATTCGGCCTTACAAATATTCTGGCATAATGAAACGGCCCTGCCCGGTGAAGAAGTCAGTATACAGGGTGCCTTTCCGGCGAATGTCACGGTACAGGCATCACTAAATGACCAAACCCCGTACTTTAGCCTACCCATTGTCAGCCAGACGACCAACTTCGTGAAGGTCAGGCTGCCGGGATTTCCGGCCTTGCCTGCCAATGCCGTTTATACGTTCTTTATTAAGTCAGGAACAGGCAAATCTTACAGCCGCCATATAAACCGGGCCAGAGCCACAAATTTCAACTCGCCTGACATTTATGCGGGTGGGCCGTTAGCAATCAAGGGCAGAAACCTGATTGTTCCGGGTTATACCCCAACCATCCGGTTTGTCTCGCAAACGAATGGGGTCAGCCTAAACGGTACGTATGTAGCTACCGGATCAGACCCCTACAAAATCAATGTAACGTGCCCTCTAGCCATTACAGTAGGGCAAACGTACAGTGTATTTGTGTCCAATGGTGTCGGGGGGTCACTAGCCGAAACTCAGGTTATAGATGAAACGGGTAATACGGCTACCGGTGTCACTGCCATTGTGGGTACAACCGACAATTTCGGTTTAGGAATTGGTTTTTCGAACCGCTTCCCGGTCTGTACCGGTGCCAATTCGACTACCCTTACTGGTTTCAATGCCCAGCAAACCGGCTTTTTATCGGCCTTAAATTCGGCCTTAAATACGCGAAGTAGTGCCGGGGGCGGGTGTCTGGTGTTGCCCGATGGCGTCTATAGCCTTACGGCCACCGGTAGTCCGTTCGCGGGGGTTGATATGCCTGCCAATGTGGTCTTGATGGGGACCAGTACGGCGGGTACAATCCTTCAGTATGGCGGGGCTGGAACCAGTATTAGTAAGGTCGTCTACTTTGATGGGAGTAAATCCAATGCGGGTTTATACAACCTGACCCTGACAAACCTGAGCACGGCAACCAGTGGGTTTAGTGCCGGGCTGGTCAATGGTCAAACCTTTTTTATAAAAGATGTCGTTTGGAATCAGGGCAAACAGGATGGGTTTGAGTTTAACAACTCCAGCCGAATCATTGTCAAAAACAGTACGCTGGTTAACGGCCCGAATACGATCCTGCACGGAGCCATCCGCAACGCGTCAACCAATTACCTGAGTGTTATTGGTACAACCATTCGTTGTATGACGATGCACATTTACGCTGACAAAGCGAAAAATGTGTTTCTGGAAAACAACGTGTTTGACCGGGACCTGTCGATTGGCAAAATCAATACCACCGACGACGTTCACAAGGTCATTATTAATAACGTCAAAGGTGCCTACATTGCCCGGAACGCATTCAAAACGACCAACGGCACGGTACCCCGAAACCTGAATGATGGGGAAGCCATCCTTGCCGAACAGCCGACGAACCCGGATTTTGATCAGGGGACCGTGGGTAGCGCGACCACCACGACACTAACGGATGCGACCAAAGCCTGGCCGACAACGTTTGATCAGGCTCCGGTCGTCATGATTATAAAGGGTACGGGGTTTGGGCAGTGGCGAACGATTACCAGTCGAACTGCTACCGTGTTAACCGTTAGTAGTCCGTGGGCGATTGTGCCGGATGGAACGTCTACGTATGCGATTTTTAACTGGGGCCTGGAGAACTATGCCATTGTTAACAATAGCTTCGACAATGAAGCCAGAGGGATTACGATGTACCACGCTCCGCAGTACGGGGGCGATATAGCCAACAATGTACTGACCAATTCGGGCGCGATTGACATTACCGCCATTGAGGAAGTACTAAGCGCGACCAAACGAAAGTTTACGCCGGTCATCAATTTGAATATCAATGATAACACGGTTTCGGCGGAAACCGATCTGGTCAATGGAGCCAGCATTGGTCTTCAGGCCATCCAGCACGGGGTAACAACGAGTTGGGGTACGATTTCAACGAACCTGCGAGTCGTCAGAAATACGCTGAACGGGAACGTGCCGACCAACAAGCCGGTGATTCAGGACGAGAACTTTCCGGAAAGTTTTAACGCCTACCTCGTGTTTCATAACACCGGAAGCAGCTACGTGGATGATAATACCCCGTTTATTCTGGGCAGTATCTTCATGAACAATACGACCCGGAATGTAACCGTGCCCTACACGCTCAACACCGGCAGTTATCATACCACGATTACCCGGCCAATTCAACTGACGACGGGTACCAACAGCGATTCGGCCATACCGAATACAGCAAAAGCGTCAACTTTAACCATTACCAATTAG
- a CDS encoding major capsid protein: protein MEQSLFLQWVAKYFPGIVLRTTATLNNSTNGPTYLHKTMLTEDLSVTGKWESINTQNTLVAADVVAMDSALPLKKRDSISRFSGDIPKLGMKLQLNEKQLTDLDTLIAQGATDAQIVAKLFNDVVKVIGGIDERNEEMFLRGLSTGVTLIEDTENVGTGIRVDFGYYTANKFGVAVLWSSATTATPDDDIKRVLAKAKADGNVITNIMLDSTALNYLSNAKQIKDLFAFSAGFTGTNVPSLDRDQMTKFFSTRYGCTFTVVDRTVRYEKNGVQTPIKPWQDGMMVFLNSEQVGTLTYARLAEENRPVSGVTYQKSGNYILVSKFGKNDPLAEFTSSQARVVPVIVNVDQIYSLDTKTVQA, encoded by the coding sequence ATGGAACAGTCACTCTTTCTCCAGTGGGTAGCCAAGTACTTTCCAGGCATCGTACTGCGCACCACGGCAACGCTTAACAATTCGACCAACGGGCCTACCTATCTGCATAAGACGATGCTGACGGAGGATCTGAGCGTTACCGGTAAATGGGAATCGATCAACACCCAGAACACGCTGGTAGCCGCCGATGTGGTTGCCATGGATTCGGCTTTGCCGCTTAAAAAGCGCGATTCGATCAGCCGTTTCAGTGGCGATATTCCCAAACTGGGTATGAAGTTGCAACTCAACGAGAAGCAGCTGACAGACCTCGACACGCTCATTGCCCAGGGGGCAACCGACGCCCAGATCGTGGCTAAACTCTTCAACGATGTTGTAAAAGTGATCGGCGGTATCGATGAGCGGAATGAAGAAATGTTTTTACGTGGTCTGTCAACTGGGGTAACCCTGATTGAAGATACCGAGAATGTCGGAACGGGTATCCGGGTTGATTTCGGCTACTACACGGCCAATAAATTCGGCGTAGCGGTCCTGTGGTCATCGGCTACAACCGCTACGCCCGACGACGATATCAAGCGGGTACTGGCTAAAGCCAAAGCGGATGGCAACGTCATCACCAACATCATGCTGGATTCGACGGCGCTAAATTACCTCTCGAATGCCAAACAGATCAAGGATCTGTTTGCCTTCTCGGCAGGCTTCACGGGCACCAACGTTCCTTCACTGGACCGGGATCAGATGACAAAGTTCTTCTCGACCCGCTATGGGTGCACGTTCACAGTGGTCGATCGTACGGTCCGCTATGAGAAAAACGGTGTGCAGACGCCCATTAAACCCTGGCAGGATGGCATGATGGTCTTTCTCAACAGCGAGCAGGTAGGTACGCTTACCTACGCCCGATTGGCGGAGGAGAATCGTCCCGTTTCGGGCGTGACCTACCAGAAGTCAGGCAACTACATTCTGGTGTCAAAATTTGGCAAGAATGACCCGCTGGCTGAATTTACCAGCTCGCAGGCACGCGTGGTACCGGTTATTGTGAACGTCGATCAAATCTATTCGCTCGACACCAAAACAGTTCAGGCATAA